cCTTTTATGcagtttatgtttttttatttttggttattTGCCTAAATGAAAGTGCTTATTTAATCTTCATTTCGGAATTTCTTAAAAAGCAAGACGCAACAAATGATGAAATGCAATGTAGAGCTAAGGAATGTCCATTTACATATCAAAGCGCAAAACATCATTTAAGTTTTTATGCATCCGATTGCTCctccaaattaataaaaaaagttgtATGATAAAAAGTTTAGTGCTGGTAAAACTAACTTGGAAGCATTGGCGGCCGGGGTTATTGGCCCCCATATATTTTTAGTAGTCCTAAATGAACTCAAGATGGCAAATTTTTTAACAATTCTGATAGACACTTCGGACAGAAAAGGGTTTGAATTAAATCTTATTTTAGTAACCCTATGAACGAAATATATAGATTGTTCCTACATGGAAGTCCCGCCATTTTTCAGAATGCAATTTTAGTTGTTGAAGCTGATGAAATAAGTGGTTCTGAAATTTTTTATGTTTACAATTTCGGCGTGAGTTTCCTAATTCTGAAGGGATATCTTAAAATATTATGTACCTATTGAACTTCTATGACAAAACAATTAGTTATTTAACTACTTGGCAGAGCAATTTTGAAGGATTATCTAAATTAAGGTGGATTAAAATTGATACAGATTTCAAATGCGAAGACGTTGAAATTAGTATTGGCGTAATATGCATAGTTCGTTCAGAAGTTTAACAGCGACAAAATGTTTGATGAAATTTAACTACTCAATGATATTATAAATACTGAAAAAGGAAGAGAAAAATGGAAACCACTAACCTGTGTAGACAGATGGATACGAATAGCTGAGGTAGCAGAGCTAActcatattaaaataataaatttaatgaaaataatgGAGTTTGCTTTGTGCATTCCAGGGACATCTTCCGCAGTGTAGCGGACATTTTACTTTGCGAAAATATCAATGGTCCGAGGAACGCGTATTTCAGTTTTGGCGGGGTTATTGAATATTCAAATAAACAGTGACGAGGACTGTTCAGTGTTCTACGATAAAATAAAAACCAACATTCAGCTACTAAAACGATTCAGCAGAAAAGTATGAGTAGGAtactaaaaatcaaaaaatttatttaaaaaaaatatacggGTTGTGTCGACTTTTATTCCttaaacatgaaaaaaatgtttattgtttTTACTTTCTATGTTTTATTTTGCGATACTTTTGAAATGAAATCACTGTACCTATACCACAAGCCAGTACTGGTCTCTTCTGctttgttaatttaaataagtGACCTGCTTTTCTGATGTGATAagattacatatatgtatgtatgtacattagagcgggtcaaatttgtttcccatcaggagtatagcaaaaacataataacatttccaacaactttcattcagacagtttttcttttttcgaattcgttttagtagaaacaaatttctataaaaaaaacctatattttcaagtaataagcaaaaattttcttctactaaaacgaatttgaAAAAGAACTGTCTGAATGAAGGTTgctggaaatgttctgaactgtaaagaaaaaaatgtccataagaaatttattaaaaataataatatagtagttaaagttcattttaggcaaatttctctactaaaattcaataacactatagatattaattcTGAACtttacgtaaaatacctttagagtaagcccaatatgatatttttcctataattctatcagaagctatgaagatttgttggccaaaccctacattcaaatgcaaaatatctattttgcaaaagtggggaccccgaaatcggacttagaactatggtgtcttcagcaatttttcttagaatcatcagTCAGGCCTTGAGTTGGAAAAATTATGGCAAGCCTACTCATGTACCATATCGCTAAGTGCACTTAACGACAagaaatttatacatatatatttttaaaatcatAACTTAAGTAATTtccaattacatttttttaattgccTTTTTATGACTTTGTTTACTTTCCTTGCAGATATTTTAAACTGATGTACATTGTTGCTGGAATTTTAATGAGCAATGAAAAAGTCTGTGAATCTGTCGACAAAATGCAAATCACGCCGCGTGTCGAAGTCCGACAGATCCTACAACCGAAGCGAGTTTATAAAGGTGTGGAAAATGTATCGAGAAATTGGCTCCGTAGTTCTTATTGTTTTATAGTTAGTCGTATCAAACATCGAATATCGCCATTATTGAGCATTTTCAATGTATGGACGATTCCCAATTACTTAATTGCCTGTTCGACAAATTTTTTAAGCAAACAATTTATTGGGAGCGATTGTGATatgatatataataaataaatttagtaagTGATAGTTAATTAACATTTAATTAATGATATGACATACTTAAATTGAAATGATGGTATGAAGCCAAATAAAATTCAGTGCGCATGCGCAGCgataaataaaatgtaattaGTTAGTTGTCCTATATAAGTCTGAGCCATACGATTTAGCATAACTGCTttagaatatttttgttttatataaaaaattgtttatgcccgtgggttttacaccacgtttttgtaaaaattatgcaaaataaataacaaaaaaaatttttaacttctTTTAAGGATGTGTATTTGCCATTTTTAAGTGCTGCTGAACAGCATAGGTTATACGATATTTTTTGTAGTATAATTTGTAGTGTACTGAAAAGgtcatgggtgaaacatgagttggtaaaaTTGACTCCTGCTATAACTAATGACTGTGCCTGAGATTTATTTGATAGGAACAGGAAATTGCAGGCGTTTAAAATGGAAAGGCATATCTGCCGATATCAATGGAATCATTGGTactaaactttgttgttttcgaaatttcccgATAAAATTTATTGCTTCAATGGCAttcgcggccgccgtggtgtgatggtatcgcgctcagcctaccacaccaaagatgctcggttcacgtcccgggcaaagcaacatcacaattttagaaacaagttttttcaataaagaagaatatttttctaagcgggctcgtTCCTCTGTAGtgttttgcaagcactccgaatgtatatctgccatgaaaagctctcagtgaaaactcctctgagtcggcataaaataagtaggtcttGTCCAgccaaggaaaattaaaaaattggaggagaagttcAGCCTAAaagctcttcggaggttatcgcgccatacatttagttttattttttaatggcATTCAATGTTATGTTTgtttttactggtctgtaaataattaattatcatattaattttttatcttcaacgacattgggaaaaatttgtgAAGAAAAGCCCTGTCCCACTGCGTAACCGCGGAGCATCCAAATTACGAAGCATTATTATTATGGACTCTTTTTTAAGAACCAATAGATGAGGAGGAAATTGTTATGGTTTCCAGCAGTTAAGAAACTCATAGCTTGGTATGCTTCCACGAATGTGTCAATAGATTAATAAGTTGTTTTGGTCCCTGGTAGGTTTTCTTGGATTATGGCATTAATGATATTAACATCGGCACTTTGCCAAGATgccaaaatttgaattttagatTCACTATTTGGAAATACATTAGTTAATATAGCTTCAGGTAATGTCATAAGTTCGCAAAAATTTGGAGGAAAGGAATGTAATTAGGTAGTAAataaataggaattttgccattaCCATGATTTCAAGAAGTTTTTAGCATAAGCTTCTGTCCATATGTGCTCTTATAATTGTAGAGAGTGTTAATTTGGCCATAGCTATGACGATATTAAGCACGCATTCACTTCATCTGCAGATGCCGCTTTCGGAATAACTGGCAGAATTCGCCGGAAATCTCCTGCAAGTAAGAGCAAAGCACCACCCATTCGATGTTCATTACCACTCCAGTACTTAAGGGTTCGATCTAAAGCATTCAGCGCCTATTTATGGGCCAAGATGCACATATCCTACACGATAAGCTTAGTTGTCTTTAGAACCTTATTTGGCCTGACCTTTTGTTTgtacaaaaggaataacagccaataATAGAACTTTAGGTGtcaaaataacctaagtttgtacggatGGCACAGTTCTGAAAAATCCGATTTGTGGGAAAGATGCCACGCCTCCTTTcaccaattccacattttactggtgCTCTTAGGACGTCATATAGATCCTTACGAATATTCATTGTTCTACCATTACTACATTCAGAGAAATgcaacttgaaaaattccattaGTATTTGAGATGCCCCGCCCCTTCTTCTTCATCCCACATATTCtaggtggtgttagggattgaccttatATAACTTATTActcaatttcaatgttctagcatgaatacttccagagttaggCAGTATTAAAGATttcatttatatgggaggtgccaagcCCCTTTTAtaattcgaaattatttttagcctacgaCCATCCATGGAAAGTTTCTAGTGGGTGTTTCAAATTTCGACGCCACCCAATCTATATATATAGATGAACACATAAGTTTTTTTTCTACTTACCCTCatttataaagaattttaaaagcaGTAAAAAGTTGATTAGTTACATAgtgtaatttaattttaatattgcaAAATCTTTACATAAAGacggaaatttttttaataaattttgctatACATACATAGATCCACATATTTTcagctttattattattttttaatattcaaataaaatatttttggttatAATAGGGGAATTCTTTTATCACAGGGTTGCAAAAGATCCCACAGCAGGAAACTGAGATAAATGTAAATCAACAGCAATCTAACAAACAACCTGCATTGAACCCGCTTACACTATTTCGAAATCGGAGCTgacaagcgcaatacaaagctttaaagCTTCATAGCTTCCGCAATCCAATAGATAACTTCAACTACCCGAGggtaatcctgttacaaatatgaatgtatcatacacacatTTAGCAAGTTGGTATGTGTTGGCcacaagttccttatggaactcGGGGTGGCCTAGAAGATTCAATATCATCAAAATAAATCCCGAGATGGTCGTACTTATTGTTAGATTTAGAGGTCGTTACCTTTTGGCGTAACCGCGAAATAAAAGTATTCGTAGAAGTAAATTCAaagatgtttattattattaaagtctCATCGACTTGAGTGATCGTAACAACTAACTAGAAAAACTGTCTCATTACAATAGGAAAAAATTATATGATAAAGAGATAGAACAAAGACGTATAACAGCTATTCGAGTTGCCAGATTATTTCAACATTTCCTCTCAACACGAATATCTGTTTTAGCGAATTCGGAATAAAATTCAAATGTGCATATGTATTATGAAAGACCCATAAGCTTCACAAATTTAATGTGTTTATCCTTTGATAGATTTTTAGTGAGTACGTCTGCAATCATGTCACCAGATGCTATGTAAGCTAATTTGACAGTGCCCTTAGATATTTCATCACGTACATGATGAAAGCGTATGTCTATGTGTTTAGTACGCGGTCGGTATACTGGATTTTTCGCTAGCTGTTGAGTGCTTAAGTTGTCGCATTTTATTAAGATATGCTCATTTGCCGCATATTGTCCAATTTCCTCTAAAAGGCGTTTAAGGTAAATTCCTTCTTTTACTGCTGTAGACAGTGCATAGTATTCCGCTTCGGTTGTGCTTACTGCTACCGCACTCTGCTTCTTACTTTCCCAAGAAATTGCACCACCACTCATTAAAAACACGTATCCAGAGTACGATTTTCTATCTTTGATGTCACCACCCCAATCTGCGTCAGAGTAGCCTTCTATTTCTTTTATATTGCCATCGTATTTCAACTTCAGATCGATATTTTTTGCCAGGTAGCGTAATATATGTTTCGCGCCAACTTCGTGCTTACGGGTTGGGTTTGAATTGTATTGTGCCAATTTACTTACAGAATGTTGTATATCAGGGCGTGTAGATATTGCCAAATATAGTAACTCACCAATCAACTGCTGGTATGATTTCTGTTCGATCTGTGTGTCAGATTCGTCTACATCACCCACCTTATACCCTGGATCCAAAGGAGTTGATACAGGACGGCAATTGACCATATCGTATTGTTTTAATAGATTGCGTATATATTTAGACTGACATACTGTTATCGCACCAGTACTTCCACACCTGTCGATCTCCCAACCAAGGAAATATGAAATCGGTCCCTTATCAACGAGCTTAAACTCTTTTGCGAGGTCGGCTTTAAACATGTTTATGTCTTCTAAACTTTGGCTACCTACAATTAAATCGTCTACATAGACTGCAACGACACATAAATTTCCGCCAATGTAGCGTATGTATAGACACTGCTCGTTTTTGCTAGGCAAAAACCCCATTTTATTGAGGACGGCATCAAGCGTGAAGTTCCACTCACGTCCTGACTGTTAGAGCCCGTAGATTGCTTTGTGTAGCCGCAATACTCGATCTGAATATTTTTCATCTACAAAACCTTCAGGTTGTTGCATGTAACACTCTTCATTTAGAGAACTATTAAGGTAGGCTGCTGTGATATCCAACTGGTGAAGATGCATTTTATTTGCAGCTGCAAGCGCAAGCAACATTCTTATTGTTGCATATCTTATGACTGGCGAGAATGTTTCTTTATAATTAATCCCATATTTTTGGCTACATCCTTTCGCCACTAATCGGGCCTTAAAACGTTCGATGTTTCCATTTTTATCTGATTTTAAATCAAATACCCATTTACATGCGATTGGTTTTTGGTTTGGTGGTAATTCAGTTAGTGACCAAGTTTTGTTCATAATCAACGAGTCAATCTCTTGTTTCATGGCTGCTTTCCACTCTTGCTCATATTCTTTACCGTCAATATCTTTCACGCTCTCGGGTATGGTGATTTTATTAGATAAAAAATTAACGCTGTTGGGTATTTTTCGGGGTCGACCGGGCCTGCCTGTGCGAATAATTTTCGGACGTCCACGCTTTGGTTGGCATACTTCATCAGAACTTGGCTTTCTGCTTAAACTCTGTTCATCTCTTTCTGCTACATTTGTTTCTATTAAATGTGTGGATACGGTATTTTCTGCCACCTCATTATCAAGGTTTTCGTACGATTCAAGTTGTCTTAAAATTTCACCGTCCGGCGTAGATTTACCCATTAGCATATCTTCTTGAAATTTGACATCTCTTCTAATAATAATCTTCTTCGCTTCTATGTCATACAACCGATACGCTTTTGACTCTTGTGAGTAGCCCACCATAATACAATTCCTTCCTTTAGCACGGAATTTACGATTTTCCGATTTATCCAACGCAATCGCTAAACACCCGAACACTCTGAGGTGTTGTATATTAGGCTTTTTCCGACACCATATTTCGTTTGGAGTTATATCACCAATTCATTTAGATGATATGCGATTTCGGAGGTACACCGCGGTTGCTACTGCCTCCGCCCAAAATTTCTCACTGAGATTGGCTTGCACTAACATCGACCTTGCCATTTCAACCAATGTACGGTTGGCTCTCTCCGATACTCCGTTCTGTTGTGGGCTATAAGGAGTACTCAATTGGCGTGTAATACCATTTTCCTCCAGGTACTTATTAAAGGCATTGTTAATAAATTCGCCTCCATTATCACTTCTCAAAGAGCGTATCAACTTCCCTGTTTGACGCTCTACCATGTTTTTAAATGCTTTGAACTTATCAAGTACTTCTTCCTTCGATTTTATGAAGTAAACAAACATTTTTCTAGACCTATCGCCAATGAAGCTAAGAAAATATCGTGAGCCACCAATTGATTGAACGTTGAAGGGGCCACATACGTCGGTGTGTATCAAGCCCAATATATTGTCAGCTTTACTTTCAGATTGTTGTGGGAACGGTTGCGTGTGAATTTTGCTGCGCATGCATGTAACACACGAATTATTTTCCTTAAAATGTGCTTTTTCTAATCCGCGCACtaattgttttgttttcatttgatGCAAACATCCGAAATTTCCATGTCCAAGCCTCAAATGCCACATATTTTCTTGCAATACACACGAATACGCCGACTGCATTGTACTCTCAAACACAAACAAATcatttttgatatttgctttcAAGGTTATACCATTGCAATGTTTATCTTTTACAACAACACCCTGGTCTGAAAATGTCACCTTCGCGCCGTTTTTAACACACTTTATAACTGAGAAAAAGTTATGTTGGAATGTGGGAGCATACAAGACATTTTTGAGCAGTAATTTGCCATTTGCCGTTGTCAATTTCACATCTCCCTTTCCTACTGCTGTGACGATTTGATTTCCAGGAATCGACACCATTTCCTCTACTTTTtccattgaaacaaaaaaatctttGTTGTTACACATATGTGATGTGGCACCACTATCCACAATCCACTCAGACCGGTTTTCGCAATTGTAGTAGTTGTTGATATTTGTGATTGCTGTGTTAGCTTGTGCATAATATGAGCTTTCCTTCGattctttttgttcttttggtTTTTTCGATTTACAGTTGTAAGCATAGTGCCCGCGTTTATGACAATGGTAGCATTTAACATTATTTTTCGCCTTACAGTTTCCATGCAAAGTGGAAGTAGAATCATTAGGGTTCTTATTTTTGTCCATTCGATGTTGAgctctattattgttgttgttctgaGCAGAAAATGCATGCTGAATGCTTTCTTTATTGTTTCGATTATTTCTTCGCTCGTATTCTTCTAGAAGTTTCACTTTTAATACGCTGTATTCCGGTAGTTCATCTCTTGTTTCCATGGTAATCACGAAGCTTTCAAAATGGTTTGGCAGACTCGATAGAAGTATGATGACCAACATCTCATTGTTTATGGCAATTCCGACCTCTGCTAATTTCTCAACAATGTCTTGAAATGAGTTTAAAAATTGTAGCATATTACCGTCATCCGACAAACGGAGATTCAACAGACTTTTATATAGGGTAACTTTTCTAGCAGGACCTTTGGGTTTATAGATGGACTCCAATTTTTCCCACGCTTCCTTGGATTGCTTGCAATTTTTAATGTGGTTCAGTTGTGTTGGTTTGACTGACAAAACCATTGTAGCGAGCGCTTTCTCATCTAACGTATACCACTCTTCAGCATTGTCATCAGTCCGTGCTAGTTTACCAGACACGACTTTCCACTGATCCGAATGAATTAGCACTCCACGCATTTGCACGCACCATGAGTCATAATTATGCTCATCGAGCTTTTCAATAGCGTATAGCCCATTTGTCATATCTGGGAGTTCACTTATAATATGCTCACGTGACACTTGTTCGGATTTTATCGACTCTGGTTGCAGTAAAGTGTCTTCAAACACGTCGTCATCCGTCGAACTTGATCCCTCAGCTATCTCTTGTTCTTCTACTTTACTTTGGCTTCGCGTCTTAGGTccacctgggcccataaccttttgTTAGATTTAGAGGTCGTTACCTTTTGGCGTAACCGCGAAATAAAAGTATTCGTAGAAGTAAATTCAaagatgtttattattattaaagtctCATCGACTTGAGTGATCGTAACAACTAACTAGAAAAACTGTCTCATTACAATAGGAA
The Eurosta solidaginis isolate ZX-2024a chromosome 5, ASM4086904v1, whole genome shotgun sequence DNA segment above includes these coding regions:
- the LOC137253069 gene encoding uncharacterized protein; this encodes MTLKDLEVLVAEVALCDRASGGKMMSRTFRYFKLMYIVAGILMSNEKVCESVDKMQITPRVEVRQILQPKRVYKGVENVSRNWLRSSYCFIVSRIKHRISPLLSIFNVWTIPNYLIACSTNFLSKQFIGSDCDMIYNK